The sequence GCAGAAAATGAATTATCGACATGGTAAGAACGATCAAGCCTAGCAACATCCACAGTGCATCACCGGACATCCAGCTCACGCCGCCAGTTTCATCCTTGACTTGAAAGTGCTGCAATTGCGCGAGAAAAATCACGATTGCCAACCCGTTAACAAATCCGAGCATTACGGGATAAGGCACCAGACGAATAAACTTACCCAGCCTCAATACGCCCATACTGATTTGTATCAGTCCCATCAGCACTACGGCAGCAAACAAATACTCCACGCCATGGCTTGCCACCAAATCCACCATCACAACCGCAAGTGCGCCGGTCGCGCCTGAGATCATTCCCGGTCGACCACCTATCGTTGCAGTAATAAGCCCAACCATAAAAGCCGCATACAATCCCACCAGCGGATGCACACCGGCGACAAAGGCAAAGGCGACAGCTTCAGGAACCAGGGCAAGGGCAACCGTTAATCCGGAGAGTAAATCATTCTTTATAGAACGATTAACAGCACTATTGATATCAAACATTGATGAATTAAATCCTATCCTATTGATTGTAAAGAACAGCTTCACCTGCCCTTTACACGAACAAAGGGCGCGAATGGTAGCAACTCACGCCAACCTTGTCAAAAGTCCGACACATGCCGATTTTTTTTATTCCATTGTTTTATGCAAGCTGCTGAATCGCTGGGAAGGACAAGAAGACAGGCATGGTCTACCCCTTGCACTGAGTGAACCAGGGCCGGGAAATGTTTTCTAATGAGGATGTAGGTGTTGCGCCAGATATCCTCAGTATCGGTAGTCTAATGAAGTACGAGCGTAGCCATTGCAATTAATGCAAGACGATTTTTGTAAAACGATTGCTCAAGCCTCGCACTCACGAGAAGACTAAACGAGTGGGTATCTGACTCATCCAAGCCCAGGGGAGTATGACCTTTTGGTTGAGGAGAGTTGCCTATGGCTCGAGTAAAGAAACCTTGCGTTTCCAATCTGGATCGCATGACACGCGTTTTTCTTGGTGCAATGACGATGGTGTTTGCCTTCGCTTTGCCATTGACCGCTAAATGGTTTGCAGGCCTGACACTGGCATCGACATATCCTTTATTTACCGGGATTATGGCGTGGGATCCGTTTTACGCCTTGATCAATGTGGTGCGCGAACGCTTCTCCGACTACCACATCTTTCATTGAGCTTATTCCGGTTTTAGCAATTCAATGATGGCGGTGTTTAATTGTTCGGTGTCAGAAACGAGTCGGTCCGGTCGCGCTTTTAACAAACGCTCACGCGTATTGAAACCCCAGTCCACCGCCACGACCGGGACGCTCGCCCGTTGCGCCAATACAATATCTCTGGCCTCATCGGTGACATAGATCAAGCGTCTGTTTTCCTTTTCCCGTTCACGCAAAAATTGATGTTTGCCTTTTCGCCATCGCGTCGAATCGACGAAATCCGGCATCTTCATCTCGTGTCGCTGAAAAAACTGTTGCACAATGGCACGGGAATTCGCAGTCAATACCGCAACACGGATATCATTTTCCAACAGTCGATTGATAAGATCGCGCACACCGGGATACGGTTGAATTTCAGCGCTACGTCTATGCATTAAACGACGCCCTTGAAGAATAAAACAAGGCAGCCGCCATCGTGGCACGCCCAGGTATGAGAGAATTTCCGGCACAGACAATTGTCGAATGGTTTGAAAGCCTGTCTGATCCAGAGTTGGAAAACCGGACCTGCGTGCGATGACGTTATAGACATCCAGACCCACCGCCATTGAATTGGCCAGCGTACCATCAAAATCAAACACGGCTGTTGGTATGGATGGCATCGAAGTCACTATTTAATTTTGACCGGAATGCCTGCCACCAACAAACTTACCTGTTGGCTGACCGTCGCCAGACCTTGGTGCAGAAAACCGATTTCGTCGCAGAACTTTCGTGTCAATTCACCCATAGGCATGACACCAAATCCGACTTCGTTAGACACAAAAAGGATGTCACTACGCATTTGCGGCAAGACCTCAAACAAATGCGCGACTTCCCTTTCAAGAATGCAATTCCCCTGTTCTTCCTGCATAAGCAGATTCGTCATCCATAGTGTGAGACAGTCCACTACTATGCAGTTTTCAACCTTGTCGCTGCGCTGAAGCGCATCGGCGAGATGTAGCGGCTCTTCGATTAATTGCCAGTCCGCACCGCGATCCTGTTGATGTCGCGCTATGCGTGCCTGCATTTCTTCATCCAGACCTTGCGCCGTCGCTATATAGACTGGCGTCCGCCCGCTTTGCAAAGCGCATTGCTGCGCATAAGCGGATTTACCTGATCGCATACCGCCGAGGATCAAATGCATAGGTTTACTCTCAAAATTCACACATTATAGGGACTCTGTTAATAGGCGTCAGCGCAAATCTGTTATCATGCGCAACAGGTTCAACATTATCGAGCAGGCATGAAAAAACGCGGCCTGACCTGGTTAACAGGCATTATTGTTCTATTTGTCATCTTCATTGGGCCGTGGCCAATTAATGATCCACCCTATGTCGAAGGCGAATACTATCAACACACCCTGAATTCTCTCCAACAACTAGCTGTCGACAAATCAGATGGGGCGTTGACAGGCAATATTGCACAAGTAGACATCACCCCAGAAGGCGAATTTTCATTAGGCGGTTTTGCAGCGCGCAAACCCAAGCTCACACGGGAGATTCGAACACCGCTTAAAGCCAGTGCACTCACACTATCCAATCAACACAAAACGGTTACGATTATCAATGCAGAAATTCTGCTGCCCTTGCCATTGTTGGTAGAACAGGTCAGCGCGCGTACGGCCATTCCACGAGAACAATTATTCTTTAGCGCCAGCCACACCCATTCGGGACCGGGCGCATACGAGGACTCATGGCTACTCGAATTCACGCTTGGCGACTATGATGCAGATGCAACTGAAACATTGCTAAGTAAAATAAGCGCCGCGGTTTTGGCAAGCCGACAAAACCTTGCGCCTGTGCAATTGGAATATCATCGCATCGCGCCACAGACCGAAACACCTTTGACGCGTCACGGCCTGCAATCGAAGAAGGCCAGCGTCACAGCCTATGAAACGATACATGTATTGAGCCTGCTCGATGGCCAGGGAAACCGTCGCGGCATGCTCATCGGTTTTGGCGCACATCCGACCCTATTGGGTCGCGATAATCACCAACTCGATGGCGACTATCCTGGCCGCCTGACGATGCATCTCTCACAACAATTGAATATCCCGGTCATGTTCGCATCGAGCGCGCCTGGCGCAACGTCGGCACAGATTTCCGGGCAGGAGTCCGGCGTCGAGGGCCAGGTCAGAGACGCACAACGCTACGCGCAAACCCTGGCGCAGCAAATACACTCAACCATCTCCAGCCAGACAGGCACACGCTGGTCAAATGGAACTGTCGATAGTTTGCTACTGCCGGTAAGGTTGAATAGTCTGCACCTGCAATTAGGCAAACACCTCAGAGTCAGTCCAATTCTGAGTCAGGCGCTACTTCACCCTGACAACACTTACATCCATGCCTTAAACCTGGACAAGGTATTATTGCTTTCCTTCCCCGCTGATTACGCTGGAGGACTTGCCGCTGAACTGGAGGCCAGTCTTCCACAGCAAGGCTGCATGCCCTTCCCACTGTCCTTTAACGGGGATTATATTGGATATGTCTCCCCATCCGCCGATATGGATATCCCCCACTACACCACCCGGGACGTCAATTTTTTTGGCCGCTGGACAGGAGATTATTTCAACGATCTGGCCAGGGCGATGTGTAACAAATTTAGGGCAAACGCCTCTATTCCGTGATCCTTTTGTGAAATTACAGCGCTAGCATATGTTCAGACTGACTGGAGGACACGCAATGTCACGGCAAATTCTCGTCATCGAAGACAATACCGATATATCTAACCTCTTGACCATGCACCTCAGAGATCTGGGCTGCGATGTACGCCACACCGGTAACGGGCGCGAGGGCCTGGAATTGGCCATACAGGGTGAATATGAACTCATCATACTCGACCTGATGCTGCCCGGTCTCGACGGCATCGAAATCTGCAAACAATTGCGTGGCAAGAATATCTATACGCCCATTCTGATGTTGACCGCGCGCAGTAGCGAACTGGACCGCGTGCTCGGCCTGGAAGTAGGTGCCGACGACTATCTCACCAAACCTTTTTCCATACGCGAATTAATCGCGCGGGTAAAAGCCATGTTTCGACGCATGGAAAATTTTCACCGCGAGCAGGAATCCGAATCCCAGTTGATTCAGTACAAAGATATGCGGATTGATCTTGCCGATCGGGTCGTTGAAGTACGCGGTCGCTATATCGATCTGACGGCCAAAGAATTCGATCTATTAGTGCAGTTCGCTGCGCAACCCGGCCGCGTCTACACCCGCGCACAGCTACTCGATAGCGTTTGGGGCTATGGACACGATGGCTATGAGCATACCGTCAACTCGCACATCAACCGCCTACGCAGTAAGATCGAACAAGATCCCACCCACCCGGAGTTTATTCTAACGGTGTGGGGTGTTGGTTATAAGTTCAATCGCGATTTACAGGCTGTTGCATGAGTAATACGCTTTACAAAAAACTTTCCCTGGTTCTACTGGGAGTGATGTTGTTTCTCGGTCTGACGCTGGTCACCATCAGTGCGCTTACCACACCGGTATTTTTGCAGGAACTCAATCAACGCCTGCATTATGATCTTGCGCAGAATCTGGTCAAGGAAACACGTCTGTTCGAAAACACGCAGGTCAACGAAAAAGACTGGAATAAAGTCTTTATGGGGCTGATGCTGGTCAATCCTGCGATAGAGGTTTACCTGGTTTCAGTCAACGGCGACATACTCGCCTATTCCGCGCCGCCAGGCCATGTCAAACTGGATGCCATAGATACGGGTGTCATACACCATTATCTATCCGGAGACGAGCTTCCCATACTCGGTGATGATCCGCGTGGAGTCGAGCGCAAGAAGGCCTTTTCCGCTGCGCCTATTTATGATGGCAGTCAGCTACAGGGATATTTATATGTTGTGCTTGGCGGCGAAATCTATGATTCCGTCATCAGTATGTTGCAGTCGAGCTATGTCTCGCGTATGGCCATTGCCGCCATCGTAAGCGCGATTCTGATCGCGTTTATAGCGGGCCTGTTTACCTTTCGCTTTATCACACGCCGCGTACGCAATCTTTCACAACTCATGCAACAATTTAAAAAGAGTGATTTTCAACAACACTTGATAATGGATAAACGTTTCGATGGCCGCCCTGGTGATGAAATCGACGAACTCGGCCGCACCTTTCGTGAGATGTCGGAGCGCATTATTCAACAGGTTAAACAACTGCAACATGAAGACACCATGCGCCGCGAACTGATCGCCAATGTGTCACATGATTTGCGCACACCCCTGTCTTCGTTACAGGGTTATCTGGAAACGCTAAGTATCAAAGGCGACTCACTCAACACAGACGAGCGTAAACACTACGTCGATGTCGCTTTCCGACACAGTCAACGTCTGGGGCGTCTGATATCTGAATTGTTTGAATTATCCATACTGGAAAGTGGCTCAAATCGTCTACACTACGAGCCCTTTTCCATGTCGGAACTGGCCTACGATGTGGTGCAGAAATTTCAGTACCTCGCCAGTGAAAAACAGATCAGTTTGCACACGAGCATACCCGAGCAGATTCCCTTTGTTCAGGCCGATATTGCCTTGATCGAACGGGTTATCGAAAACCTTCTGGACAATGCCATAAAGTACACCCAGCGCGGAGGTGAAGTCAGTCTAGAACTGGAACAAAAAGATGGGCAGTTATTCATCAGTATTGCAGACAATGGCCCGGGCATCGATGAAAAGGACATACCGCATATCTTTGAACGATTCTATCGCGCAAATAAAAGCCGCGATGATACGGAATCAGGCACAGGCCTTGGTCTGGCCATCACCAAGCGCATTTTGCAGCTTCATCAGAGTGATGTTCGCGTAACCAGCCATATCAATCAGGGGACGCAATTTGCCTTTCCCTTGCCCTTACATCCGATTCACTAGGCCTTACCTAACAGCGGCTTAGATAGGATTTCCGGGACTGGCAAATCCGACATTCATTGTTCACAAAAAGTATGTGAATAGCATCACACTTCCCTTGCAACACACTTCTCAAAGCCGGGGTTTTTACGATACAGTCTTTACCGTATGTGATGACTTATGCAAATGGACTTGGCAATCTACTCGACGGCATATCGATGTAAATTTATACACTTTTAGGGGACGGGGACTGCTGACCACAGCAAGTTCTCATTAGAGGGCACCGAATAGGTGCCCTTATTTTTTCCTGTCTAGAATAAACACGCCTAATGCAGCGGGTCTGCATTCATATCACGAATCCCAAGATCGTTAGCAAACGGATAATCCACACCCAAGAAGGAAATCCAGAACCAATTGGCAAAACCACCGTGACCCTGTTCACAGAACACGGTAAAACACTTTCAAATGCGTCCACATTTCCACTATGCTAATCATAGTATTTGCTATACCTGATGTGGCTGGTAGATAGGAAAACCATTACTAGCCATGCCTCGTGATGAGAACCACAAGCATTGAATGCGCATAGCAACGGTTTTCTTTACTGAATAGAAACGGACTCAGATCGACAAGTTAAGCAACTGCACTTACATAGAGCCTTCTTACAAGGTGCCCTTGCGGCACCTTTTTTTATGTATCCAGCCGTGGCAGCGTTACAAAAAAGGTGACGCCTTTGTTGGGTTTGTTAGAATGAAAACCGATTTTACCTCGCATTTTTTCCACGAGATTCTTACACAATGCCAACCCCAGTCCCGCGCCGTTATGTTTACGCGTAGTCGAACTGTCTACTTGATAAAACCTCTCGAATATATCATCTGCGAGTTCATCTGGAATTCCAACCCCTTCGTCACATACTGAAATGTTGACTTCAGTCGGTTGCGCCACTACCGACAATTTTACTGCGCCCTTGGCAGGCGAGAATTTAGCTGCATTGGACAAGAGATTTGAAATGACCTGTATCAATCTCAATGCATCGACTTCCACGCCTATCTTCTCATCACATGCCTGACCCAACTGCAAATGGATATCGTAGTGAGAAGAAAGATAGGTATTTTGCTTAATAGCATCTCTGATCACAGGCATGATGGACTGTGGTGTATTCTCCACGATCAACATACCATGCGCTGCTTTATCGATATCTATCACATCCTCGACTATAGCTACCAAACGCTTACTATTATTGTATGCAATATCGATCAAACGACTAACTTCATTTTTGACATCGACTGCTTCATCACACTCTATACGCAACAACCCCAGTGCGCCAAGTATAGAAGTCAGCGGCGTTCTGAGTTCATGGGAAATTGTCGACACCAGTTGATTTTTCATCACATCCACCTTCTGTCTTTCCTGTATATCGCGGAATATTGCAACATAGTGGGGAGTTTCATCTTCAAGCTCAATGTATTGTGTCTGGATTTCAACAGCGATAAAGTGACCGTCACGATGACGTAATTCCGCTTCGAGACTCACCACTCTTCCCTGACGTCCACTAATGGGTTCAATAAGTTGTCGGTAAGATTCTTCGGTAATGTCTGGCAATAAATCGACCGGAGACATTCGACGCAAATCCGCCTCACTATATCCCGACTGCAACGCGGCTCCACGATTTACGTAAATACACTGCAATGAATTCACGTCGAAAACAAAAACACCTTCGAGCATCATATCCAGAATCTTTTTGAATCTTTCATTGACAAGTTGAGTCTTTTTCTCGTAGTCAACATTTGCCAGTGATCCTATTATCTCATGGGGATTTCCCGCGTCATCCAGCACCAGGTTTAACTCATCTCTTAGCCAGATGAACTGACCGTTACCTTGTAAAAATCGGTATTCCTGAATGTGTTTTCCATAGTTATAAAGTTTTATTACATCCGACCACACACGGTCGCGATCCTCAGGATGTATCTTGTCCTGCCAAAATTTCGCATCGCTGATAAATTCGCGTGCGTCATATCCAAGCAGTTTTCCTACATTAGCGCTAATGAAAGTGGGACAATAGTCGCCAACTGCACGACGGCTATATAAGACTACAGGTAGGTTTGACAGGATGTGCGCGTGTTGTTTTACGCTATTTTCGAGTTCGTTTTCACGTTGTTTTATTTCGCTGGCGTCACGAATTTGCGCAGCGAATTGTAGCTTCTCGTCACCACGCGAGAGCACCGACGCAGTCCATTCGCTGGTAAAGTAAGTGCCGTCGCTTTTCATACTGGCCAGATGAATAGTGCTGTGCGCACTTTTATCTTTGTATAACAGTTCATAGGCAAAATGTTTGAGTACTTCGCGACTGTCTCCGGACACCAGACGTACTAAATCTGACTCAAGTACAGTATCCAAGCTGTAACCAAACAACTGCTGAGCGGCTCGATTCCAACTGGTTATGCGCATGCGTTCATCCCATTCAATCGTAGCCAGGGGAGAACTGTCTATCAATAGCTTCACTCGCCTGTCAGAACGTTCTCGATTTTCGAGTTCTTTTTCGCCGGAATACTTCATTCTGATGTTTTTGGTAAACGCCTCATTCAGACGCGTACCGCCAACATGTAAGGTGATTAGAAAAAACACCGCCAAAACTGAGATAATGGAAAGCGTCGTATCGTGCATCGCCATCATGACGACTACCGGTATAAGAACCAAGGCGAGATAGATACGCATAATCGGTATCACATATGCCAGACTGACAACAGACCCGGATGCGACACCGGCAATCAAAATTATCATTACTGACAAGGTGGTAATAGACAGGTATTGTATAAAAACAATCGACGCCAAAGCCCAGCATATACCGAGCAATATAGCCCCTAAGCCAAAACGAAAACGCCACGCAGGTTCGTACTCACTATCGGCATTACTTGCACTATAACGGGCGTAAACTATCGTGCGATAAATCATCACCAGCACGAACAAAACGGACCAGGCAAACAGTAGAGATTTGGGTACTTCGCTGGAGATTACCAGCAATAAGACTATTGCAAGTAATAAGGCAACAAGCGCGGGGAGCGGGTAACTGGCAAATAGCTGCCTATCCTGCTCACATCTTGTCTTGTTTTCCAGCAATCCTTCTGAGTACACAAGTATATTCCTTAACTTTATTCCGATTTCTTTGTGCTATCAGAAAGTATTTGCAATTTATTTTCCGTTTTACCAATTTTTACAATCAGTTTTTTGAATATGCTTATCGCGCCGCAGATACAAAGATATACACACAAACACTGTTAGATAAGAAACATCGGACGAAAACCTCAGTACGCTTTGAATGCCACGAGGAGCACCACATGCACAACTACCGATTGGATAAGGAAAACAAACGCCTGGAATTGGTTTTTGAAGATAGCGTCAACCAGGAAGAGTTTTATCTTATCGCTAAGGAACTGGTTGAAAACGATGACAACTGCCATATTGTGTTCGATATGTCAGCTCTCGACGACATGAACTCCGATATGCTAGGAACGATTATCGCGTTAAAAGCCGCCTTTGGCTGGAGTAGCGACAAAATCGAACTACTGGGATGCAACCAGGATATGCGCGCCCTGTTCAGCCAGCTCCAAATGGATCAGTTCTTCACCATGCACTAAAGGTTTCGCGATACATTTGTGATAAACAGGTGACAAGCCTGTGACGAATGCTTGTCATAGTACCTCCGCTTGATGGCAAACAAACCAATCAATTCGGAGGGTACTATGACAAAATCCATCTTAGCTTTAGCTTTAAGTTTCGGCCTGATCGCCAATGCGGCGCAAGCAGGTGACGACATGGAAACGTTCAAGATAACCGTTACCAACGGCAGTCTTCATCAAATTCTTACACCACCTCTCGTCGTCGCTCACAAGCGTGGCTTCCATTTGTATCACGTTGGCCAGGCAGCAAGTGAAGGACTAGGTATTCAGGCTGAGACAGGCGATCCATCGATGCTTAAGTCCGAAGCCGAAGCGAACGG is a genomic window of Gammaproteobacteria bacterium containing:
- a CDS encoding neutral/alkaline non-lysosomal ceramidase N-terminal domain-containing protein translates to MKKRGLTWLTGIIVLFVIFIGPWPINDPPYVEGEYYQHTLNSLQQLAVDKSDGALTGNIAQVDITPEGEFSLGGFAARKPKLTREIRTPLKASALTLSNQHKTVTIINAEILLPLPLLVEQVSARTAIPREQLFFSASHTHSGPGAYEDSWLLEFTLGDYDADATETLLSKISAAVLASRQNLAPVQLEYHRIAPQTETPLTRHGLQSKKASVTAYETIHVLSLLDGQGNRRGMLIGFGAHPTLLGRDNHQLDGDYPGRLTMHLSQQLNIPVMFASSAPGATSAQISGQESGVEGQVRDAQRYAQTLAQQIHSTISSQTGTRWSNGTVDSLLLPVRLNSLHLQLGKHLRVSPILSQALLHPDNTYIHALNLDKVLLLSFPADYAGGLAAELEASLPQQGCMPFPLSFNGDYIGYVSPSADMDIPHYTTRDVNFFGRWTGDYFNDLARAMCNKFRANASIP
- a CDS encoding DUF2892 domain-containing protein codes for the protein MARVKKPCVSNLDRMTRVFLGAMTMVFAFALPLTAKWFAGLTLASTYPLFTGIMAWDPFYALINVVRERFSDYHIFH
- a CDS encoding HAD hydrolase-like protein, which encodes MPSIPTAVFDFDGTLANSMAVGLDVYNVIARRSGFPTLDQTGFQTIRQLSVPEILSYLGVPRWRLPCFILQGRRLMHRRSAEIQPYPGVRDLINRLLENDIRVAVLTANSRAIVQQFFQRHEMKMPDFVDSTRWRKGKHQFLREREKENRRLIYVTDEARDIVLAQRASVPVVAVDWGFNTRERLLKARPDRLVSDTEQLNTAIIELLKPE
- the cobU gene encoding bifunctional adenosylcobinamide kinase/adenosylcobinamide-phosphate guanylyltransferase, with amino-acid sequence MHLILGGMRSGKSAYAQQCALQSGRTPVYIATAQGLDEEMQARIARHQQDRGADWQLIEEPLHLADALQRSDKVENCIVVDCLTLWMTNLLMQEEQGNCILEREVAHLFEVLPQMRSDILFVSNEVGFGVMPMGELTRKFCDEIGFLHQGLATVSQQVSLLVAGIPVKIK
- a CDS encoding PAS domain S-box protein; translation: MYSEGLLENKTRCEQDRQLFASYPLPALVALLLAIVLLLVISSEVPKSLLFAWSVLFVLVMIYRTIVYARYSASNADSEYEPAWRFRFGLGAILLGICWALASIVFIQYLSITTLSVMIILIAGVASGSVVSLAYVIPIMRIYLALVLIPVVVMMAMHDTTLSIISVLAVFFLITLHVGGTRLNEAFTKNIRMKYSGEKELENRERSDRRVKLLIDSSPLATIEWDERMRITSWNRAAQQLFGYSLDTVLESDLVRLVSGDSREVLKHFAYELLYKDKSAHSTIHLASMKSDGTYFTSEWTASVLSRGDEKLQFAAQIRDASEIKQRENELENSVKQHAHILSNLPVVLYSRRAVGDYCPTFISANVGKLLGYDAREFISDAKFWQDKIHPEDRDRVWSDVIKLYNYGKHIQEYRFLQGNGQFIWLRDELNLVLDDAGNPHEIIGSLANVDYEKKTQLVNERFKKILDMMLEGVFVFDVNSLQCIYVNRGAALQSGYSEADLRRMSPVDLLPDITEESYRQLIEPISGRQGRVVSLEAELRHRDGHFIAVEIQTQYIELEDETPHYVAIFRDIQERQKVDVMKNQLVSTISHELRTPLTSILGALGLLRIECDEAVDVKNEVSRLIDIAYNNSKRLVAIVEDVIDIDKAAHGMLIVENTPQSIMPVIRDAIKQNTYLSSHYDIHLQLGQACDEKIGVEVDALRLIQVISNLLSNAAKFSPAKGAVKLSVVAQPTEVNISVCDEGVGIPDELADDIFERFYQVDSSTTRKHNGAGLGLALCKNLVEKMRGKIGFHSNKPNKGVTFFVTLPRLDT
- a CDS encoding HAMP domain-containing histidine kinase, with the protein product MSNTLYKKLSLVLLGVMLFLGLTLVTISALTTPVFLQELNQRLHYDLAQNLVKETRLFENTQVNEKDWNKVFMGLMLVNPAIEVYLVSVNGDILAYSAPPGHVKLDAIDTGVIHHYLSGDELPILGDDPRGVERKKAFSAAPIYDGSQLQGYLYVVLGGEIYDSVISMLQSSYVSRMAIAAIVSAILIAFIAGLFTFRFITRRVRNLSQLMQQFKKSDFQQHLIMDKRFDGRPGDEIDELGRTFREMSERIIQQVKQLQHEDTMRRELIANVSHDLRTPLSSLQGYLETLSIKGDSLNTDERKHYVDVAFRHSQRLGRLISELFELSILESGSNRLHYEPFSMSELAYDVVQKFQYLASEKQISLHTSIPEQIPFVQADIALIERVIENLLDNAIKYTQRGGEVSLELEQKDGQLFISIADNGPGIDEKDIPHIFERFYRANKSRDDTESGTGLGLAITKRILQLHQSDVRVTSHINQGTQFAFPLPLHPIH
- a CDS encoding response regulator transcription factor, producing the protein MSRQILVIEDNTDISNLLTMHLRDLGCDVRHTGNGREGLELAIQGEYELIILDLMLPGLDGIEICKQLRGKNIYTPILMLTARSSELDRVLGLEVGADDYLTKPFSIRELIARVKAMFRRMENFHREQESESQLIQYKDMRIDLADRVVEVRGRYIDLTAKEFDLLVQFAAQPGRVYTRAQLLDSVWGYGHDGYEHTVNSHINRLRSKIEQDPTHPEFILTVWGVGYKFNRDLQAVA